A window from Kovacikia minuta CCNUW1 encodes these proteins:
- the pstC gene encoding phosphate ABC transporter permease subunit PstC — MTDNLQGESSGDRPPTDFEQIGSEILATGQFDVWVSQGFGWLVAGIAGLTTLLLFWIGWVIFERAQPAIQAFGWGFLTSQEWNIIDLKFGALPYIYGTLVSSAIALILAVPIGLAAALVTSEKFLPPWVRSPLAFVIELIAAIPSVIIGLWGIFVLIPVMQPIQLWLYKNFSQFPLFSTEPFGPGMLVAGVILAIMILPTIAAISRDVLLAVPSDLRTASMALGATRWETIFRVLLPTAVSGVLGAAILGLGRALGETMAVTMVIGNSAQISPSLLNLAYTIPAVLANEFAEALDDLHIGALMYLALILFGLTLAVNVAAVFMVRVLNHGR, encoded by the coding sequence ATGACTGACAATCTCCAAGGTGAGTCAAGCGGCGATCGCCCCCCTACTGATTTTGAGCAGATCGGCTCCGAGATTTTAGCCACGGGTCAATTCGATGTCTGGGTGAGCCAGGGATTTGGTTGGTTGGTGGCTGGAATTGCGGGGTTAACCACCCTGCTTCTGTTCTGGATTGGGTGGGTGATTTTTGAACGGGCGCAACCTGCAATTCAAGCTTTTGGCTGGGGATTTTTGACCAGTCAGGAGTGGAATATTATTGATTTGAAATTTGGAGCGCTGCCTTACATCTACGGAACCCTGGTCAGCTCGGCGATCGCTTTGATCCTGGCAGTGCCCATTGGGTTAGCGGCTGCCCTCGTTACCAGCGAAAAATTTTTACCCCCCTGGGTGCGATCGCCCCTGGCATTTGTGATTGAGCTGATTGCCGCCATTCCCAGTGTCATCATTGGGTTGTGGGGCATCTTTGTCCTGATTCCGGTGATGCAGCCGATTCAACTCTGGCTATACAAAAATTTCAGCCAGTTTCCCCTGTTCAGTACGGAACCCTTTGGACCGGGCATGCTTGTTGCAGGGGTAATTCTGGCGATTATGATTCTGCCCACGATCGCTGCCATCAGTCGGGATGTGCTGCTGGCAGTGCCCTCCGATTTGCGAACCGCTTCTATGGCGCTAGGGGCAACCCGCTGGGAAACCATCTTTCGGGTGCTGCTTCCAACCGCAGTCTCCGGAGTTTTGGGGGCAGCAATTCTGGGGTTAGGCCGTGCCCTGGGAGAAACAATGGCAGTCACAATGGTAATCGGCAACTCTGCCCAGATCAGCCCGTCTTTACTGAATCTGGCATACACAATTCCAGCAGTGCTGGCAAATGAGTTTGCGGAAGCCCTGGATGATCTTCACATTGGGGCATTGATGTATCTGGCATTAATTTTGTTCGGCTTGACTCTGGCAGTCAATGTGGCGGCTGTTTTCATGGTGCGGGTGCTGAATCATGGAAGATAA
- a CDS encoding mechanosensitive ion channel codes for MHLPLFLTPLLAQSAPSDPSVPAWASFLEGFGLASLGPTIINLIGAIGILLLGWIIAALVSSGTRNLLKRTDLDNRLASALTGQPATDAKVEGVVATIVFWIIMILAIVAALNVLNLTTVSQPLNSFLNQIFAYLPRVGAAALLIALAWLVATLVRVIVVRTAQSLSLDERLSPQVSDGTSRSPFLLSRTLGDVLYWLVFLFFLPLILGALNLQGPSLMPIQNLLNDFLAALPRILKAAAIGFVGWFIARTVRQIVTSLLAATGLDQIGARIGLDRSTGGQSLSWLVGAIVYVLILIPTATAALDALQIPAISGPATEMLNQILSALPKIFTAALILIIAYVIGKFIAEMVTNLLSGVGFNNIFDWLGIQVRPPAPTPTPTSVPESVLETAPQEPVLIKESDLVPIGASRTPSEIVGIVVLVGIMLLAAVPATNVLGFEALTTVVTGLLVILGQVIVGLIVFAVGLYLANLAFHLIAGSGSSQARILGQTARVAIIALVSAMALQQIGIAPNIVNLAFGLLFGAIAVAIALAFGLGGRDVAAEQLREWLAAFKRRDPPVR; via the coding sequence ATGCATCTACCTCTCTTTTTAACCCCCCTGTTGGCACAATCTGCCCCCTCCGATCCATCCGTTCCCGCCTGGGCGAGTTTTTTGGAAGGATTTGGGCTTGCCAGTCTGGGGCCAACGATTATTAATTTGATCGGGGCGATCGGGATTCTGCTGCTGGGTTGGATTATTGCTGCCCTGGTTTCTTCGGGGACACGTAACTTACTCAAACGCACGGATTTGGACAACCGTTTGGCGAGTGCCCTAACCGGGCAACCTGCTACGGATGCCAAGGTTGAAGGTGTTGTTGCAACGATCGTGTTCTGGATCATTATGATCCTGGCGATCGTTGCCGCCCTCAATGTCCTCAATCTGACGACGGTCTCCCAACCCCTCAACAGCTTTCTCAATCAAATTTTTGCCTATCTTCCCAGGGTGGGTGCGGCAGCTCTGCTGATTGCCCTTGCCTGGCTGGTAGCAACGCTTGTCAGGGTAATTGTGGTCCGAACGGCCCAATCCCTTTCCCTGGATGAGCGGTTGAGTCCCCAGGTCAGTGATGGCACCAGCCGGAGTCCGTTTTTGTTAAGTCGGACCCTGGGAGATGTGTTGTACTGGCTGGTTTTTCTGTTTTTCCTACCCCTAATTTTGGGGGCGCTCAACCTCCAGGGACCCTCCCTGATGCCCATCCAGAATCTCTTGAATGATTTTCTGGCGGCTTTGCCCAGAATCCTTAAAGCGGCAGCGATCGGGTTTGTTGGCTGGTTTATTGCCCGCACTGTGCGCCAGATTGTGACCAGTTTGCTGGCAGCAACTGGGCTGGATCAGATCGGTGCCAGAATTGGGCTGGATCGCAGTACGGGTGGGCAGTCCCTTTCCTGGTTAGTGGGCGCGATCGTATACGTCCTGATCCTGATCCCAACGGCAACCGCAGCGCTGGATGCCTTGCAAATTCCAGCTATCTCCGGGCCAGCTACGGAGATGTTGAATCAAATCCTGAGCGCCCTACCCAAGATCTTCACCGCAGCGTTGATTTTGATCATTGCCTATGTGATTGGTAAATTCATCGCTGAGATGGTCACAAATCTCCTGTCAGGGGTTGGTTTCAACAATATCTTTGACTGGTTAGGAATTCAGGTCAGACCCCCTGCGCCAACCCCAACCCCAACCTCTGTGCCTGAGTCCGTCCTTGAGACAGCACCACAGGAACCGGTCCTGATCAAGGAGTCAGACCTGGTTCCGATCGGGGCATCCCGCACGCCTTCAGAGATTGTTGGCATTGTGGTGCTGGTCGGAATTATGCTGCTGGCTGCCGTTCCTGCCACCAATGTATTGGGCTTCGAAGCATTGACAACGGTTGTCACGGGGCTTTTGGTAATCCTGGGACAGGTCATCGTCGGTTTAATCGTTTTTGCAGTGGGGCTTTATCTGGCAAATCTGGCCTTCCATTTGATTGCGGGTTCGGGCAGCAGTCAAGCCAGAATCCTGGGGCAGACTGCACGGGTTGCAATTATTGCCCTGGTCTCTGCAATGGCATTGCAACAGATAGGCATTGCCCCTAATATTGTGAATCTTGCATTTGGGCTATTGTTTGGGGCGATCGCCGTCGCGATCGCCCTCGCCTTTGGCTTGGGTGGGCGAGATGTTGCCGCCGAACAATTACGAGAATGGCTGGCAGCGTTCAAACGCAGAGACCCACCCGTGCGCTAA
- a CDS encoding ExbD/TolR family protein, with translation MKFKSQKQGSQMPEVNLVPMMDVIMVILTFFIIVSMTLTNFQAVEVPLPSTDKGVSQDKPSEPMIIGMNRQGQVLLNNQVLGETQLAQQIVSYLEKNPKGTVVLKADKGLQYEKVVQVLGTLRDVGGDRVSLAIE, from the coding sequence ATGAAATTCAAATCTCAGAAGCAAGGTTCACAGATGCCAGAGGTAAATCTGGTGCCGATGATGGATGTGATCATGGTGATCCTGACCTTCTTCATCATTGTCTCCATGACCTTGACCAATTTTCAGGCGGTTGAGGTGCCGCTCCCCAGCACGGATAAAGGGGTTAGCCAGGACAAACCTTCAGAACCGATGATTATTGGGATGAATCGGCAGGGTCAGGTTTTGCTGAATAACCAGGTCTTAGGTGAAACCCAACTGGCGCAGCAAATTGTGTCCTATCTAGAGAAAAATCCGAAGGGGACAGTGGTGCTGAAGGCGGACAAGGGATTGCAGTATGAGAAGGTGGTTCAGGTGTTGGGAACCCTGCGCGATGTGGGGGGCGATCGGGTTTCGCTGGCGATCGAGTAA
- the pstB gene encoding phosphate ABC transporter ATP-binding protein PstB gives MPFSTNDFLMNSNNSSASTKVEDLAPALRVSDLSYYYGTQKAIEGISLDIRQRQVTAIIGPSGCGKSTFIKALNRIGELEANVRVEGKVEFFGQNIYSPRVNLNRLRRRIGMVFQKPNPFPMSIYDNVAYGIRVFSRTSRSSLDEVVESALRGAALWDEVKDNLGKSALGLSGGQQQRLCIARALAVKPKVLLMDEPCSALDPIATIKIEELIDALRRDLTIAIVTHNMQQASRVSNYTAFFSTDESRIGQLIEFGPTSEIFMSPSHPRTRDYVEGRFG, from the coding sequence ATGCCGTTCAGTACTAATGATTTTCTGATGAACTCCAACAACTCGTCTGCTTCAACCAAAGTAGAAGATTTAGCACCAGCTTTGCGGGTCAGTGACTTAAGTTATTATTACGGCACCCAGAAGGCGATCGAAGGGATTTCGTTGGATATCCGCCAGAGACAGGTAACGGCAATCATCGGTCCCTCTGGTTGTGGGAAGTCCACTTTTATCAAGGCACTGAACCGGATTGGCGAATTAGAGGCAAATGTCCGGGTTGAGGGAAAAGTTGAGTTTTTTGGACAAAATATTTACAGCCCACGGGTTAACCTGAATCGCCTACGTCGCCGGATTGGGATGGTGTTTCAGAAGCCCAACCCTTTTCCCATGAGCATCTATGACAATGTTGCCTATGGCATTCGGGTATTTAGTCGTACTTCGCGTAGTTCCCTGGATGAAGTAGTCGAGTCGGCACTGCGGGGAGCGGCTCTGTGGGATGAGGTAAAAGATAACCTGGGAAAATCGGCACTGGGGCTATCCGGTGGACAACAGCAGCGGTTGTGTATTGCCCGTGCTTTAGCAGTGAAACCCAAGGTTTTGCTGATGGATGAACCCTGTTCTGCCCTTGATCCGATCGCCACCATCAAAATTGAAGAGTTAATCGATGCATTGCGGCGGGATCTAACGATTGCGATTGTCACCCACAACATGCAGCAGGCTTCCCGCGTTTCTAACTACACAGCATTTTTTAGCACGGATGAAAGCCGGATTGGACAATTAATTGAGTTTGGACCCACCTCTGAAATTTTCATGAGTCCCTCCCATCCTCGAACTAGAGATTATGTTGAAGGACGGTTTGGGTAA
- a CDS encoding MotA/TolQ/ExbB proton channel family protein — translation MSTLFDLVVKGGPTMIPMVGLSIATVSCALERGWFWFQLMQGEERVAHDVLEASRYSLEEARAIAEQHQSTPIGRFLLAPLRLNQPTPETFNLALEAAGEQEFVQMRKGDKLLETVVAIAPLLGLLGTVTGLIVTFMNLNIGGSAAGGAGDVSKAAGGIAEALITTASGMIVAIVALAAFRVSVTLQTRQMDYFSKVGSELELIYRQAWYEPTIGEGLRPEPVISSRS, via the coding sequence ATGTCTACGCTGTTTGATTTAGTTGTAAAGGGCGGTCCAACCATGATTCCGATGGTGGGTCTGTCGATCGCTACCGTTTCGTGTGCGCTGGAGCGTGGATGGTTTTGGTTTCAGCTCATGCAGGGGGAAGAGCGGGTTGCCCATGATGTATTGGAGGCATCCCGCTACAGCCTGGAAGAGGCGCGGGCAATTGCTGAACAGCACCAATCTACTCCGATCGGGCGGTTTTTGCTGGCTCCTTTGAGGCTTAACCAACCCACCCCCGAAACCTTTAACCTGGCATTGGAAGCGGCAGGGGAGCAGGAATTCGTCCAGATGCGAAAGGGCGATAAGCTGCTGGAAACGGTCGTAGCGATCGCCCCCTTGCTGGGGCTGTTGGGAACGGTGACCGGGTTGATTGTGACATTCATGAACCTGAACATTGGTGGGAGTGCAGCAGGGGGGGCAGGGGATGTGTCAAAGGCAGCCGGAGGGATTGCCGAAGCTTTGATTACGACTGCCAGCGGAATGATTGTGGCGATCGTGGCACTGGCAGCTTTTCGGGTTTCTGTGACCCTACAAACACGCCAAATGGATTATTTTTCTAAAGTCGGCAGTGAATTGGAATTGATTTATCGGCAGGCGTGGTACGAACCAACGATCGGAGAGGGGCTGCGACCTGAACCTGTCATTTCCTCAAGATCATGA
- the pstA gene encoding phosphate ABC transporter permease PstA, with product MEDNFNPDLRDLISPLPLGRSLFSAGMTAIAFLLTGLALLPLLAILAKILIEGVPHLSWEVFTSLPAPVGSQGEPNGFANAILGTLIMVGIGAVLSIPIGVLTAIYLAEFGKGKPIASILRFMVTILSGVPSIVVGVFAYGVIVLTFKGFSALAGGFALAIVMLPVVTLATEEALKLVPTPQRLASAALGANPLQTTFRIVVATALPGITTGVLLAVARAAGETAPLIFTALFTQNWPEGLLKPAPSLSVLIYNYANSAFVEQNQMAWSASAILVGMVLLFNILSRLVINRRLEK from the coding sequence ATGGAAGATAATTTCAACCCGGATTTAAGGGATTTGATCAGCCCCCTCCCCCTGGGGCGATCGCTCTTTAGCGCAGGCATGACAGCAATCGCCTTCCTGCTAACGGGGTTAGCCCTGTTACCCCTGCTGGCAATTCTGGCAAAAATTCTAATTGAAGGCGTCCCCCATCTGTCGTGGGAAGTGTTTACCTCCTTGCCCGCCCCAGTTGGTTCCCAGGGAGAGCCAAACGGCTTTGCCAACGCCATTCTTGGCACACTAATCATGGTTGGAATCGGTGCCGTTTTAAGCATTCCGATCGGGGTGCTGACCGCGATCTACCTGGCTGAGTTTGGCAAAGGGAAGCCGATCGCCTCTATCCTCCGCTTTATGGTGACGATTTTGAGCGGAGTTCCATCGATCGTGGTTGGGGTGTTTGCCTACGGGGTAATTGTTCTGACCTTCAAGGGTTTTTCAGCACTGGCAGGGGGCTTTGCCCTGGCAATTGTGATGTTGCCCGTTGTTACACTGGCAACGGAAGAAGCCCTCAAACTGGTTCCCACACCCCAACGACTTGCCTCCGCAGCCCTGGGCGCAAACCCACTCCAGACGACGTTCCGCATTGTTGTTGCAACTGCCCTCCCAGGAATTACAACTGGGGTGCTGCTGGCGGTTGCCCGTGCTGCTGGCGAAACCGCTCCCCTCATCTTTACTGCCCTGTTTACCCAAAACTGGCCCGAAGGTTTACTCAAGCCTGCTCCTTCCCTCTCTGTTCTGATTTACAATTACGCCAATTCCGCCTTTGTCGAACAAAACCAGATGGCATGGAGTGCATCCGCAATTCTGGTAGGTATGGTTCTGTTATTTAACATTCTGTCTCGCCTGGTTATAAACAGACGACTGGAAAAATAA
- the pstS gene encoding phosphate ABC transporter substrate-binding protein PstS, with product MAFSATIRRAVAASAVTVAIAVSPVLTAIAQAVSLSGAGATFPVPLYERYIAEFKKKNPDISVSYQGVGSGAGIRQVIQGTVQFGGSDAAMTDDEMAKVKGGVLLVPTAGGAVAVVYNLPSVSSLKLSSKTLPEIFGGRIKKWNDPRIVADNPGVSLPDSEIKTVVRADGSGTTFIFTNHLATISPYFKGRVGVGTAPNWTTSPIKGRGNPGVAAQVKNVAGSIGYVEYAYAKQNNLQLASVQNKKGEFVAPSLEAANKALSTIKFPDNYRVFVGNPEDGYPIVGLTWLLVYKQYPNPEQATAIKKWVEWVLSEGQELNGTLDYTRIPDSTAKEVIQRVQSEVK from the coding sequence ATGGCATTCTCAGCAACCATTCGCCGGGCTGTTGCTGCTTCGGCGGTAACAGTAGCGATCGCGGTAAGTCCTGTTTTAACGGCAATCGCCCAAGCCGTGTCGCTTAGTGGCGCAGGAGCAACTTTCCCGGTTCCCCTCTATGAGCGGTATATTGCCGAATTTAAGAAGAAAAATCCAGATATTAGTGTCAGTTATCAGGGTGTGGGGAGCGGTGCCGGAATTCGTCAGGTGATTCAAGGAACGGTGCAATTTGGTGGTAGTGATGCTGCCATGACCGATGACGAAATGGCTAAAGTCAAGGGTGGTGTGTTATTGGTACCCACGGCTGGAGGTGCCGTAGCCGTGGTCTACAACCTTCCTAGTGTTTCCAGTCTCAAGTTGTCTAGCAAAACGCTTCCCGAAATTTTTGGTGGACGCATCAAGAAATGGAATGATCCCCGAATCGTGGCAGATAATCCTGGTGTTAGTCTGCCCGACTCAGAAATCAAAACAGTTGTGCGGGCAGACGGTAGCGGTACAACCTTTATCTTTACAAACCACCTTGCTACTATTAGCCCCTACTTTAAGGGAAGAGTGGGGGTCGGAACGGCTCCCAACTGGACTACCAGCCCAATTAAGGGCAGGGGAAACCCCGGTGTTGCCGCACAGGTCAAAAACGTGGCTGGCAGTATTGGCTACGTAGAGTATGCTTACGCCAAGCAAAATAACCTCCAGCTTGCCTCTGTACAGAACAAAAAAGGTGAGTTTGTCGCTCCTTCTTTAGAAGCAGCGAATAAGGCGCTATCGACAATCAAATTTCCCGACAATTACCGCGTATTCGTTGGGAACCCAGAGGATGGTTATCCGATCGTCGGGTTGACCTGGCTATTGGTCTACAAACAGTACCCTAATCCTGAGCAGGCGACCGCGATCAAAAAGTGGGTTGAGTGGGTTCTCAGTGAGGGGCAAGAACTGAATGGAACACTCGATTACACCCGTATTCCCGACAGTACGGCAAAAGAAGTGATTCAGAGGGTTCAGAGCGAAGTGAAGTAA